The Lolium rigidum isolate FL_2022 chromosome 1, APGP_CSIRO_Lrig_0.1, whole genome shotgun sequence region TAATTTTAACAACTCACGGTGACAAAATTACCATGGTAAGCCACAAGCTTCCTCTTCTGCTCTGAAACAACTGCGTTTTTCTTCTCAGGCCCAGCAATGATCCTCTCTAGAGCATCAGAGATCTCATCCTTGCTTATCTCCTTCAGATCACGACGAGCGGCCAGGATAGCAGCCTCATTCATCAAGTTTTGAAGATCAGCACCGGTGAAACCAGGTGTCCTTCTGGCAACCTTATCAAAGTCTACGTCCTTCGCCAATGCTTTTCCTCTGGAGTGAACCTATCATATGAACATATGTCATGTAAGCTACAGCGTAGAACTACATATATCAGTAAAACTCATCTAGCAGGAAAACCCAAAGAAAATTCAGCACACCTTGTACCTAGAAGGTTAGCAGGAGGTAATACATTAATATCCCTAGGCAGCTAGGCTTATGAACCGGCCAGGGTTGATCAAATATTAACTCCTAGACCCAGACACCCAGTAGAAAGGCGAACTGACTTACTGAAGTAGAATGGAATTAAAAGTGTTACCGACACAGACAATTTAAAGGAGGTTAGGTGATCTTGACCAGATATGCCACAAATTAAGTGAACTTACACCTATACCATTCTACTATTCAACAATACGTAATATCTTAATATGCATTTTTTATATGCTCTTGAGCTTCCAAAGTTATGTGCATTGTGTTGGCAACTTGCTACCAACCCTACCTATTCTGAGCCGGATATCTGGTAACTGATTTTGGCTGACAAACAGTGCAGATCTTTTGATATTAGTTACCAAATGAATAAGTTGGGCAAAAATTAAACCCACAACTGAAACACAACAAATTACCGGACTAGTGATAATTTTGTGATTTACAGAACTACAGGAAAAGCATCTGGAAATAAAGCAATGATATGTTATAATTGCAATAAGTTAGCTAGGAAGATCAAATGAGGTTGCAGAACAAAATGAAGTGCTGCCAACTACAAATCATATTCTGTTTGATTAAATTATGATGAAATTTTGGATAATGATGGACAGTACAGAGTTCATTTTGGGACCGTACTACTGCGATGTTTCTGAGATCAAAACATTCTTAGTTGAAGTTGAGCTAATCATGTTACAAACAAGTGCATAAATAAAGCCCATAAATATTTACCAAATTAGTTATGTAAACACCTATAGTTTTATACAAAGTACTTAAGTACCACAAAAATTGCCAATGATCTCTGGGGTAAACTAAGAAAGTAATGAGAAACTGCAAATCGAAAACCCATACAAACTGTTAAAAAAGTAGTGGCCTAAGCAAAACTAAACTAGAAATGAAAGGTCAAAGAGATTCAGTTACTATTGTAACTATGCAAGAAATAATTGATAAACTACAGAGCTCCAACTCTAGTCTTAGCACACAAAAAGAAAATCCTTACGAAGATAGTTCTATCAAAATAAGGTTAGCTATCGCTCTGAAATATGATTACCTGCCCAGTTAACATATAGATTAAGTTATATCCAAAAATTTCAGAAACAAAATTACCATTTTAGAATGAAAAATATCAGGTAAATTGTACAAGGTTTATACTCGAAAGGAAGCTTAAAGCAAGTAAGTTCCCTCCAAGTTCCTATCATAATCAATCAAACTACAGCTCTGAAAATCTAAGCCAGTTCAGTCTACGAATGAAGTTATGTCTCAGCATCTCGCAAATTTATAACATTTTGGCATGAAAGATACTAGGTAAATTGCCCAAGATTTAGACTTGAAACAAAGTTTATCATGTCATGCATGTGTAAGTATCCCTTCTAAGTACATGAACTTTCAGTTGTAGACTATATCTACATCAAGGTAGACCAGCTTATGTCCTAATGACATGAAACATTTCAGGTAGAAGGTTCAGACTCAAAGCAAAATTTATCGTGTGGCAAGAAAGCACGTTTTCGTCCCTGAGTTCGTCGATTAGCCAGTGCAATTATGCCTTGATAGAATATCAGCAATGATAGTAAGTTTGCGAACTAGTTATAGTGAGTCAGAACAATATCTACACCAAGCAAAGCAATAGCAATTTATAAGTTAGCTAAGCACCAGGGGCATTGCTCACCTCGAGGATCCTGACACGACCGGCAACATCTGGACGATCGACGGTGACCTGCCGATCGAACCGGCCTGGCCTTAGAAGCGCTGAGTCGAGCACGTCCGGTCTGTTGGTGGCGGCGAGCACAATGACACCACTGTTTCCAGAGAAGCCATCCATCTCCGTGAGGAGCTGGTTGATGGTCTGCTCCCTCTCATCATTCCCGCCGCCCATCCCAGCACCACGCTGCCTCCCGACGGCGTCAATCTCATCAATGAAGACGATGCagggcgccttggccttggccttctcGAACAGATCCCTCACCCTGGACGCACCGACACCAACGAAGAGCTCGACGAACTCGGACGCGGCGCAGGAGAAGAATGGTACCCCGGCCTCTCCGGCCACGGCGCGGGCGAGCAGCGTCTTGCCCGTCCCGGGCGGGCCGACGAGGAGACATCCCTTGGGAATCTTGGCCCCGAGCGCGGTGTACTTGTCGGGGTTCTTGAGGAAATCGACCACCTCCTGCAGCTCGAGCTTGGCCTGGTCGGCGCCGGCGACGTCCTGGAAGCTGACCCCGGTCTCGGGCACCTCCTGGAACTTGCTCTTGGAGCGGCCGAAGTCCATGGGCCCGCCGAGCCCGCCCGGGCCGCCGCCCTGGCCGCCCTGCGCGCggcggaagaggaagaagagcccCGCGAAGGCGATGAAGGGGAAGAGCAGGTTGCCGAcgaaggcgaggaagccgccGGGGCCCGACGCGGCGTCGCCCTCGGCGACGGAGATGTCGACGCCGTTGGTGGCGAGGATGTCGATGAGGTCCGGGTCGTTGGGGACCACGACGGAGGCGCGGCGGCCGTCCACGGCGGTGAGCTGCAGCACGCCGCCGTCCTTGGAGAAGCGCACGCGCTCCACCTTGCCCTTCTTGACGGCGCCCAGGAACTCGCTGTAGCGCCACTGGCCGCCGTCGGGGAGGTCGGTGGAGGCGGCCGAGGGCTTGGGCGCGGTGAGGAGGGTGTCAGCGAAGGGGTTCGCCGCGGGTGTCGGCGCCTCGGCCTGGAGCTGCGGGGTGGGGGCCGGTGGCGGGGAGGGGGCGTCGACGGCAAGGGCGGGTAGcgtgggcgcggcggcgagggcgaggaggagcgccgggattGACTTTGAGGAGAGAGGGATGCGCGGCGGCCGGAGGGAGGACGGCTTGGGGAGGGAGGCGGTGATGAGGAGGTGGGAGGAGGAGAGGGAAGGGGGCGCCATGGTTGCTTGCTGGCTGGCTCGCTGATTCACCACTGGAGTCCGGGGAAGATGATATATGGCGAGGGGAGGGAAAGATTGGATTTTTATGGACGTGGAGGCGCAGGCAGCCATAGATGGCTATGGGGTGCTGATATCTTGAGCATTTCTCCAAAACTCCCTATTATCATTGCAATTCTTCTCTAAAATCCAACAGTACAATTAGGAGACTGACGAAATTTTCTCCTAATTTTTTGTAAAGTGAGAAGTTGATGATTTATCAGTGCATACACCAAGTCAATTTTGTCTAGTTTGCTGAACAATTTGCtcatttttgttcagtcataaatGGTTTAGGGTGAATTTTACAAATTGCTTGTATGGGAAAAACAACATATGGTCAATTTGGTTGTTTGTTTGTGCGAGGTGTGGCACTTGGGGCCAGGGAAGAAGAAGTGAACCAGAGGGCTCCACTTCTACCATGGAACTCAACTCAACTTGGCGTGCTCCTCCTATCTTTTCTTTTCTtgacttttttctttctttgggcTCTTCACACACTAGGGATCCATTAGGCACTTTTGTCAGCCAACATGAGAAGCCCAGGCCTCCACGTTGGCAAACAGCCCAAGCCGCACACACTCAATAAAAGGGCCCGACTTCATCACAAACAAGCCATGTATACTTGGCTACCTAGAGATCTGTTTAAAGAAAAGGCAACCTGGAGAGCTTGTACCGCACATTTCCCACAGCCGCTGGGCCTTCCGGAGAATTTTCATCACACTCCTAGCGCTCTCATACGCCACTTACCAAGCAGCACCTTCAATAAGAAATGCGACGACGACGCTACTGCCTGGACTGGTCCTAGGTTTTCCCTCGGTGCGCGCATGGAAAAGGGAGGAGGGCTTCAACCAACACCCTTTAGGAAGGAAGGGTAGCGCCCGCGGGCATCACCGCATCGGTGCCGGCTAGTCCGACATAGATTTCTCCTGACCCTCAAAATCCCGCCTTGGACGCTCCATCATGCTCCACCAAACTCGCCGCCCACCAACACGCGCCACCGCTGCCTTAGAAACATCATCGTCATCTTGCTGCGACCAACAAAACGAGGCCAATATGACTGACATGAGTATACCATATTGGGTATTCGACGTTACCATCCCTGGTGCGAATCTAGGAAGGAATAGGCGAAGCCATGAAGAATAACGCACGGAGCTGAAGCCCAATAGCTATGTAAAATAGGTAGGCTAGGCCCATATCGGGTAAACCGACATAGTCAATGTAACCGACCCAAAGGTGGACTCTAAGACCTAGCccactatataagggctaggaggagccaccaAGGGGAAATACAATCCGCAACACCCTTGTAACCCTAGTTTGATAATACAATCTCGGCCAAAAAAATTCTTTGATAATACTTTTCGTCGGCTACCTAGTTTGGCTGACGGTGTTTGAATTCACTAGTGTTCTCCTTTCCTgaaaacccaagtccatcatcaaTGGGCATTGACAAGGCAACCCCTTGTCAATTGGCTCCATCATGCTCCACCAAACTCACCGCCCACCAACGCGCGCCGCCACGGCCTTAGAAACATCGTCGTCATCTTGCTGCAACCAACAAAACGAGGCCAACAGGACTGACATGAGTATACCATATTGGGTACTCGACGTTACCATCCCTGGTGTGAATCCAGGAAGAAATAGGCGAAGCCCATGAAGAATAACACACATAGCCGAAGCCCAATAGCTATGTAAAATAGGTAGGATAGGTCCATATCGGGTAAACCGACTTAGTGAATGTAACCGACGTGAaggtggactctgagacctagcccactatataagggctaggaggagccaccaAGGGGAAATACAATCCGCAACACCCTTGTAACCCTAGTTTGATAATACAATCTTGGCAACAAAATTTCCTTGATCATACTTTTCGTCGGCTACCTAGTTTGGCTGACGGTGTTTGAATTCACTAGTGTTCTCCTTTCCTgaaaacccaagtccatcatcaaTGGGCATTGACAAGGCAaccccttgtcaattggcaccaACCGTGTGAAGCTTGGGCGCTGGAGGCATGAGTTCGATGACCTCTTCTTCAAGCAAAAACTCGATGACATCGGGTGATCAGGTGCGTTTCGGCTCGATAAATTTTCTTCTGGGATAGTTCCATGACATAATTCCGAGGAAAACCAACATTCCTCTGGGAAAGATCATGCTCgacgtagtcttcggcacacGTGACAACTTCAGAAGAGAGAAAATCGAATTCGAAGTCATGGATTGGCCCTCACAGTATCATGTGATACTGGGCCGACCCGCGTACTCTCGATTCATGGCGGTCTCACACCATACATATCTTCTCCTGAAGATACCAGGACCCAATGGGGTCATCATAGTCAAAGGGAACTTCGCCCGCTCTGACGCCTGCGACCTGGAGTTCCATAAGATATCCGAGTCCTTTGGTATGTACGCctgatgcccacaagtataggggattgctgaaatcttcgatgggaagtattacccaaatttatagttcgattGTTTTCGCACGCGCCCACTGTTGCCACCCGAAGGAATTTCGACTCCGGTCACCGGGTTGATGGCGGAGATCTGGTAGCGCGCCAGATGCGCAACTGGTACGCGAGTGATGCTGccattgttgctgatgctttcCTCGTCAGAGGAGTACTTGATGCTGCACATGAAGGGAAGGGCATCATATCCCAACTCATGTCTGGTGTCGGAGCCGATGTAGTAGAACGACGTCAGATTCGAAGACTGAGTTTCCGGATCCGACGGACATCGTGGAAGATGATGTGGCTccgtgcccaagaggcaataataaactggttattatatatctttgtgtttatgataaatgtttgcataccatgctataattgtattaaccgaaacattgatacatgtgtgttatgtaaacaacaaagagcccctagtaagcctcttgtataactagcttgttgattaatagatgatcatagtttcatgatcatgaacattggatgttattaataacaaggttatgtcattagatgaatgatataatggacacacccaaataagcgtagcataatatcACTCATTAAGttccatttgctataagctttcgatacatagttacctagtccttcgaccataagatcatgtaaatcacttataccgaaagggtactttgattacatcaaacaccactgcgtaaatgggtggtcataaaggtgggattaaatattcggaaagtatgagttgaggcatatggatcaagagtgggatttgtccatcctgatgacggatagatatactctgggccctctcggtggaatgtcatctgattagcttgcaagcatgtgaatggttcaatccATCACTAAGTTaatgttgaatgtgtgggagccattatggatctccagatcccgctattggttattggtcggagaggagtctcgaccatgtctgcatagttcacgaaccgtatggtgacacactaaaggtttgatgttgttttaagtagatatggaatatggaatggagttagaatgtttattcggagtctcggatgggatccatgacatcacgaggaggtccagaatggtccggagaataagattcacatataggaagtcactttccaagtttggaaatgattcggtgcatttatggaaggcgctagaatgttctagaaccttccggaagaaatcaccatggaaggtggagtcccggttggactccaccaaccccaaccagacaaccaagtgggagggtggagtccatggaggactccacctccttggccagcCAAGAAAAAGGGGAAAGGGAGAGTCCATGTCTCCCTatgtttcgtccatatggcagtttttgaattggggtcttattcagatctttgggcaaacccttgggtgttccacctatataaagaggaggagagggaggggctggctaccccaagttggccgcaccacctaggcccCCAGTGCCGGCGCCCAAacagccccctctcccaaaccctagcctctctcccctccatcttctcccacagcgTTTAGGTGAAGCctcgcggagatctccaccgccaccgacaccagagccgtcgtgcttgtcgggattccgaggagaatctactacttccgctgcccgccggaacggggagaaggacgtcgtcatcaacaccgaacgtgtgaccgagtacggaggtgcttgcccgaccgtggcaccgtcaagatcttctacgcgctttgaaagcggcaagtgatcgactacagcaataacaagatctaatctcgtaggctttggaaatcttcgagggttagtctcatgatcttctcgttgctaccatcttctagattggatcttggcttgttattcgttcttgcggtagaatttttttgttttctatgctacgaatcccatcagtggtatcagagccgtgtctatgcatagattggttgcacgagtagaacacaatggttttgtgtgcATTGATGTTTTTTGTTGTCTTTAAttggtgtactttgcatcttgcgggatggtgggatgaagtggcccgggctaactttacatgaccgtgttcatgagacttgctccacgctcgacatgcaacttgtattgcataagtggctttgcgggtgtctgtctctctcaccatagtgaagattcaatctactctttctattgacaacactagtatcaccgttgtggttcatgtttgtaggtagattggatctcactcgaaaaccctaaaccacgtaaaatatgcaaacgaaattagaggcgtctaacttgtttttgcagggtttggtgatgtgatatggccatgatttgatgatgaatatgtatgagatgatcattattgtattgtggaaaccggcaggagccttatggttgtctttatatttcatgtagtagtattatttcaaagtagttgtaatagttgctacatgtggtgaacaaccatgaagacggcgccatggaccttgacactacgccaacgatgatggagatcatgcccattgatgatggagatcatgtccgtgctttgaagatgaagatcaaaggcacaaagactaaagggtcatatcatatcacatatgaattgcatgtgatgttaatcttttatgcatcttatcttgcttagatcacgacggtagcattataagatgatccctcacattaatatcaagataataaagtgttctcccctcgtatgcaccgttgctacagttcgtcgttttgaagcatgtcatgatgatcggatgtgatagattctacgttcacatacaacgggtgtaagccatgtttcacACGcgaaaatacttgggtttgcttgacgagcctagcatgtacagacatggcctcggaacacaggaaaccgaaaggttgaacacgagtcatatggatgatatgatcaacatgttgatgttcactgttgaagctacatcatctcacgtgatgatcggttttggtgtagtggatatggatcgtgtgctacttaacaactatgagggatgttgtattaagtgggagttcattagtaattagattaaaatctgaactaattatcatgaacatagtctgaatagtattttgaattaaatatatagaattggcatccgttttctaccatgcgctagtcttgtaattgagatagaaatactgttaaatctgacaagtaactttacggattggtaccgtattgttaaagaatcaagaaatgattaagtcctattgcaaacttttagtaaacctcacattgctgattcaaagaacaattgtttcaattagtacctaaaatcatcttgtctccgtgaaacttgaagttcaaatccgtttgaaaaggaaggagctgaaaagtttgttttcagaaataagcaaggtatgagatatatgtgatatctaagaccttattgcaagatgatggaatataatgtagtgagactacataaactcatatgttttatgggaatgtacgaaggttgaagacgccaggcgtctcgatcctccaactagttgggcactaacgatattcgcatatacatgaagtgatcgtccttagtatgcaccgttgctaagactcttcgtttcgaagcatcacgttatgatcgggtgttatagattctacgtgtgcatacaacgggtgcaagccagatttgcacgtgcgaatactgaggttaaactttacgagcctatcatgtacagacatggtctcgaaaagtcgtcatgatatgatggataaaattatgagtaaaatttttcatcatattacaaagttactaatagtgaaatctggaacacttgtcatatgatgatcaacttcaaagtaagaacctcaaggttattcgtATTTGAccaaatggacctagaagttattgaaggtgaagtgttttctgagaatgaggaaagctaaaagagaaactacaaaagatttttggcagaaagaaagaaaagactagaagtctagctcaggtgtatctagatgatatacatgttatggatgtattccttgtttggtcacataatgaaattcttgggtataagtaccatattggttggtatgagatgtcatacaatacaacgcaatacaagaatacgatggcctaagtgactgataaggaatatggtaataatgcacgtatggaacataataaagtgttattatgtttatcgttggcattatacctagcccttaggatttataataaataacttaataattgttatgctcttgtcaaatgaaaacaatgagttgttcaaaattatgaccttactccatgtacgatggataagttattataaatcttaatggtgaaacacacatgcataacattgACGCTAATATGCCGTaaagcaaatgatttgaattccacttattagtggaatCGCCATTTagttcatgttagaaaggaacgcatgaagtaactccatgcaaatggatttttggagtcatttgatttttgaatcgtttggcgcttgcaaatcttttctaaagagaatgactgaaataccgttcataggccaagagttgaacgggcaactaacttagtgaatacatacatgatgatgtatatggttcactgggcatagttgtgtgcgggggattct contains the following coding sequences:
- the LOC124702067 gene encoding ATP-dependent zinc metalloprotease FTSH 1, chloroplastic; the encoded protein is MAPPSLSSSHLLITASLPKPSSLRPPRIPLSSKSIPALLLALAAAPTLPALAVDAPSPPPAPTPQLQAEAPTPAANPFADTLLTAPKPSAASTDLPDGGQWRYSEFLGAVKKGKVERVRFSKDGGVLQLTAVDGRRASVVVPNDPDLIDILATNGVDISVAEGDAASGPGGFLAFVGNLLFPFIAFAGLFFLFRRAQGGQGGGPGGLGGPMDFGRSKSKFQEVPETGVSFQDVAGADQAKLELQEVVDFLKNPDKYTALGAKIPKGCLLVGPPGTGKTLLARAVAGEAGVPFFSCAASEFVELFVGVGASRVRDLFEKAKAKAPCIVFIDEIDAVGRQRGAGMGGGNDEREQTINQLLTEMDGFSGNSGVIVLAATNRPDVLDSALLRPGRFDRQVTVDRPDVAGRVRILEVHSRGKALAKDVDFDKVARRTPGFTGADLQNLMNEAAILAARRDLKEISKDEISDALERIIAGPEKKNAVVSEQKRKLVAYHEAGHALVGALMPEYDPVAKISIIPRGQAGGLTFFAPSEERLESGLYSRSYLENQMAVALGGRVAEEVIFGQNNVTTGASSDFMQVSRVARQMVERFGFSKKIGQVAIGSSGGNPFMGQQMSSQSDYSMATADIVDSEVRELVEVAYSRATQIINTHIDILHRLAQLLIEKETVDGEEFMSLFIDGEAELFVA